The nucleotide window GGAGACCGTCAGGTCGTCACGTCCTGGGTGATGTTATCCCACTTCGTATCGCTGGCGCTGGCGACGCCCTGAATGCGCAGCGCGAATTCGCTCGGATTGGTGGCGTAGTATATCGCGTTCTCGTACGAGATCACGCCCTTCTTGTACCAGTTCATCAGCGACTGGTCGAAGCTCTGCATTCCGTACTGCACGGTACCTTCGGCGATCAGTTCCGGAATGTTGAGCGACCTGGACATGTCGCGGATGTTGTCGCGTACCGCCGCGGTGTTCATGAGAATCTCGGCGGCAGGCACGCGCCCCGGTTTGTCGGCCCGTGGCACGAGGCGAAGGGAGATGACGGCCTCGAGCGCGCTCGCGAGAAGGAAACGAACCTCCGACTGCTGGTGCGGCTGATAGAACGACAGCACGCGGTTGAGCGTCTGCGTCGCATCCGTCGTGTGGAGCGTGGAGAACACGAGGTGGCCCGTGTCGGCGGCCTTCATCGCCGTGTCCAGGGTGTCGAGGTCGCGGATCTCTCCCACCAGCAGGATGTCGGGATCCTGACGGAGCACGCGTCGCAGCGCCTGCGCGAAGCTGGCGGTATCGGTGCCGACTTCGCGCTGGTTGATGTGCGCCTTGTTGTCGCGATGGAGGAACTCGATCGGGTCCTCGATCGTGATGATGTTCGCGTTACGGTTCTGGTTGATGTGCTGGATCATCGCCGCCAGGGCGGTTGATTTTCCGGAGCCGGTGATTCCGGTGACGAGAACGAGCCCGCGCGGCTTGGCTGCGATCTGCTCCACGACGGGCGGCAGATTCAGCTCGGCGATGGTGCTCGCCTGGAACGGGACAATTCGAAATGCGTAGGCGATGGTTCCGCGCTGCTGGTATGCGTTGACACGGAACCGGCCGATGCCGGGAACGCCGAGGGCGAAATCCGCTTCCTTCATCTCCGCGAATTCCTTCTGGCGCTTGGGCGGCATGATCTGTTCGGCGAGCGTCTTCATGTCGTCCGAGCGCATCGGCGCCATCGGCAGATTGCGCAGCTCGCCGTTTACCCGGAGAGTCGGCGCACATCCGACCTTGAGGTGAAGGTCGGAGGCTTTCTGCTCGAGCATCTGGCGCAGGACGTTGTGGTAGTCGAACAGCGGCTCGGCAGAGGTGATTCCTTCAGCGGGAGTGTTAGCCATTTGGGTCTATCCGGAGAAGCACCTGTCCGTATTCGACAGGATGCGAGTTCTTGGCGAGCATCTCCTTCACGACACCATCGAATTCCGATTCGATCTCGTTCATGATCTTCATCGCTTCGATGATGCAGAGGATCTGGCCCTTGGAGATTCTGTCACCGACGCTCAGATACGGCTTTGCGCCGGGCTCCGGGGCGGCATAGTAGGTGCCGACCATTGGAGACTTCACTTCCAGATAGCGCGACTTGGCGGCTTCCGCGGCCTTCGCCGGCGACTCAGGAGGAGCCGCGGGTGCGGGTGCAGCGGGTGCAGCCGCCGCCGCCTGCATCGGCGCGGCGATCTGCACGGGCGCGCGCTGCCCCTTCGAGATGCGGATCTTCAGACCCTTGTCCGATGTGATCTCGATCGAATTCGCCGACGAGGCGTCAATCATGTCGAGAAGCTTCTTCACGTAGCGCAGGTCGATCATCCGAGGCTCTCCGCCGACCGCTGTCGCGGGTGCGCGTTTCGCGCTCCGCGACTGACGATGGATACATGTCTCATGCGACCTCTATTAGTTCCCGGGAAAAATTCGTAAGGATCTGCGGACCAATCGCTGAGAGATGGACGTCATCCTCAATACGGACTCCTCCCCACCCTGGCCGGTAAATACCTGGCTCGATCGTCACCACCGCGCCGGCGACCAGCGTCGCTTCGGCGGTACGGGCGAGGCGCGGAGACTCGTGCACCTCCAGCCCCAGCCCGTGACCGAGGCTGTGGCCGAAGGCCTCGCCGTGCCCGCAGCGCTCAATGTAGCTCCGAGCGAGCGCGTCGGCAGCCATTCCCGTCATTCCAGCCCTGACCGAATGGGACGCGATATGGTTCGCGTCCCGCACGACCTCGTAGACCTCGCGTTGCTCTGCCGTCGGAACGCCGATGACGAAAGTACGGGTCACGTCGGAGCAGTAACCCCTGTGCTGGGCGCCGAAATCGAGGAGAAGAAAGTCCCCCGTCTCGATAGTGCGCGACGATGCGCGCGCGTGCGGAAGTGCGGAACGGGGACCGGAAGCGACGATCGGCGCGAACGGCGCCTCTTCGCTGCCTTCGTCGCGGAGTGCCTTCTCGAGAATTCCGGCGATCTCGAGCTCGGTCTGCCCGGCGGTGACGAGAGGTATCGTGCGGGAAAGCGCGTCCGTGGCGATACGAGCCGCCTCGGCGATGAGCGCGACCTCATCCTCGTCCTTCGACTCGCGCAGCGCTTCCACCATGTTGATCTGCGGCCTCCACTGCCAACGCGATCCGTCAGCAAGCAACCGTTGAAAGTCGCGATGATACAGATGCGCCGACTCGAAGCCGATTACTTCGATGGACGGAATCCTCTGCAGCAGGTCCCAGAGGCCGGTCCACAGACTGACCGGCTCGATGCGAACCTTCGCCGTGTCTCCGACTTCGTCCGCCACCTGTGTCTCGTACCGGAAATCGGTGATCAGACGAATGTCAGATGCAGTGGCGAGGGCGAGGGCGCTCGTGCCGGAGAATCCGGTGAGATAACGAATATTCGGCAGGCTCGTGAGCAACAGTGCATCCACCTTTTCGGCGGCGAGGCGGGCGCCGAGGGTGGCGAGTCGGTCCCGGCGGCGATCAGCCACTGGTCTGCAGTTTCTTCACGAGGCCGCGAAGGGCGAGCTCGTAACTGTCGGCGCCGAATCCGCACACCACGGCGACCGCCGCATCGGCCAGTGCCGACCGGCGACGCTCGGGCTCGCGAGCGTAGATGTTCGTCATGTGAACTTCGACGAACGGCACGGCCACTCCAGCGAGCGCGTCGCGGATGGCGAGACTGGTGTGAGAGTACGCGCCGGCGTTGACGAGTGCGCCATCTGCCTTTCCGCGGAGAGCATGTACGGCCTCTACAATCTCCCCTTCTCCGTTCAGTTGTGTGAACGACAGCTCGGCGCCGATCTCAGCGCCGACTTCCCTCAATCGCTCGTTGATCTGAGCCAGCGTCGTGGTTCCGTAAAGCGATGGCTCGCGAAGGCCGAGAAGATTGAGGTTGGGGCCGTTGATGACGGCGATTCTCACGACTCCGCCAGACCGTCCAGCCATTCGCGGAATCGCCTGATGTCCTCTTCGGACTCCCGCGAGGATTCGGGAATCGGAGGAGCGGGTGGGGGTGTGCGCGTGGCGGCATCACGAGGCGCCTGCACCTGAGGAGCAGGTGCCGGCGTGGCAGCCGCTGGCTCCGGCGTAGACGCCCCGAGTGCACCGCTCAGAGCAAATGCGGCCCGGCTGTCTTCCTCGCTCACAGGCGAATCGGGGAACAGCTCGGAGAACGCATCGGTCGCCAGCGGATATTCCGCGGGCTGATCTCCGCTTTCGGACGCCTCGGGCTCCACGTCAGGAACAGCGGCGCGCGCTGTGAACGATCTCCACGGATGTCCTTCGGGCGGTCTGTGGGCGCCAAGCGTGGCAAAGAATTCACGGACCGTCGGTCCTTTTGGCACGAAGTGCGGAAGGTCGTCATCGTCGGGCGGCGGCGGCGAGTATGCGACAAGGTGGGAGTCATCCGCCTCGGGCTCCGCCTCGGGCTCCGCCTCTGCGGCGGCCTCGGCCTCTGATGCGAGAGTCTCCGCTTCCGCCGGGCTCTCCGGCGCGGTCTCATGAGCCATGGTGTCGGGGGCCTCGAACTCCATCGCCGTTGGCTCGTCGGGGGTGAACCCGGCGCCCCACGAGTCGGTGTCCCACGTATCGCCGCCCTGCAGCTCAATCTCGGTGAAATGGGTGTCGCCGGAGATCGGGGTCTCGGGTTCTGGCTC belongs to Gemmatimonadaceae bacterium and includes:
- a CDS encoding type IV pilus twitching motility protein PilT translates to MANTPAEGITSAEPLFDYHNVLRQMLEQKASDLHLKVGCAPTLRVNGELRNLPMAPMRSDDMKTLAEQIMPPKRQKEFAEMKEADFALGVPGIGRFRVNAYQQRGTIAYAFRIVPFQASTIAELNLPPVVEQIAAKPRGLVLVTGITGSGKSTALAAMIQHINQNRNANIITIEDPIEFLHRDNKAHINQREVGTDTASFAQALRRVLRQDPDILLVGEIRDLDTLDTAMKAADTGHLVFSTLHTTDATQTLNRVLSFYQPHQQSEVRFLLASALEAVISLRLVPRADKPGRVPAAEILMNTAAVRDNIRDMSRSLNIPELIAEGTVQYGMQSFDQSLMNWYKKGVISYENAIYYATNPSEFALRIQGVASASDTKWDNITQDVTT
- the accB gene encoding acetyl-CoA carboxylase biotin carboxyl carrier protein is translated as MIDLRYVKKLLDMIDASSANSIEITSDKGLKIRISKGQRAPVQIAAPMQAAAAAPAAPAPAAPPESPAKAAEAAKSRYLEVKSPMVGTYYAAPEPGAKPYLSVGDRISKGQILCIIEAMKIMNEIESEFDGVVKEMLAKNSHPVEYGQVLLRIDPNG
- a CDS encoding aminopeptidase P family protein; its protein translation is MADRRRDRLATLGARLAAEKVDALLLTSLPNIRYLTGFSGTSALALATASDIRLITDFRYETQVADEVGDTAKVRIEPVSLWTGLWDLLQRIPSIEVIGFESAHLYHRDFQRLLADGSRWQWRPQINMVEALRESKDEDEVALIAEAARIATDALSRTIPLVTAGQTELEIAGILEKALRDEGSEEAPFAPIVASGPRSALPHARASSRTIETGDFLLLDFGAQHRGYCSDVTRTFVIGVPTAEQREVYEVVRDANHIASHSVRAGMTGMAADALARSYIERCGHGEAFGHSLGHGLGLEVHESPRLARTAEATLVAGAVVTIEPGIYRPGWGGVRIEDDVHLSAIGPQILTNFSRELIEVA
- the aroQ gene encoding type II 3-dehydroquinate dehydratase yields the protein MAGRSGGVVRIAVINGPNLNLLGLREPSLYGTTTLAQINERLREVGAEIGAELSFTQLNGEGEIVEAVHALRGKADGALVNAGAYSHTSLAIRDALAGVAVPFVEVHMTNIYAREPERRRSALADAAVAVVCGFGADSYELALRGLVKKLQTSG